From the genome of Spirochaetales bacterium, one region includes:
- a CDS encoding DNRLRE domain-containing protein, translating into MLILVIMYGKSHHIGIRDREEKGSALSQAAAAPDCSSGYGIKKIFPQAVAVVSNAVYRDKDGIKGGGGDRSYVCASSWTYQGIKGITRSFMYFHTDSIPRRIIKAAICLFGAGHDPLTQSNACYVMRVLGGWDEKSVTWDAQPGVHPFGKIKIAESSFADQDYVVDITHWARRWKTRFPWYRLHNYGIMIKLQNEECYTKMRFGACDHLDENKRPYLLVHYRSSPAD; encoded by the coding sequence TTGCTAATATTGGTTATCATGTACGGGAAGAGTCATCACATCGGTATACGTGACCGGGAAGAAAAGGGGTCAGCACTATCTCAGGCGGCCGCGGCACCTGACTGTTCTTCCGGATACGGAATAAAAAAAATTTTTCCTCAAGCGGTCGCGGTGGTCAGCAACGCCGTTTACCGGGATAAAGACGGCATCAAGGGGGGGGGCGGAGACCGTTCCTATGTCTGTGCATCGTCATGGACGTATCAGGGTATAAAAGGGATAACGAGATCGTTTATGTATTTTCATACCGACTCAATTCCCCGCCGTATCATAAAAGCGGCGATATGCCTCTTTGGCGCGGGGCACGATCCGCTGACACAATCGAATGCCTGTTACGTGATGCGTGTCCTCGGGGGATGGGATGAAAAATCCGTCACATGGGACGCACAGCCCGGGGTTCATCCTTTCGGTAAAATAAAAATCGCGGAATCTTCCTTCGCGGATCAGGATTATGTCGTGGACATAACGCATTGGGCGAGACGATGGAAAACACGGTTTCCCTGGTACCGTTTACATAATTACGGGATTATGATAAAACTTCAGAACGAAGAATGCTATACGAAAATGCGGTTCGGGGCGTGCGACCATTTGGATGAGAACAAACGCCCCTATCTGCTGGTTCATTACAGATCGTCACCGGCTGACTGA
- a CDS encoding PAS domain S-box protein, whose protein sequence is MFAIKYIGILFVIVVLSACTTIRIPPAIEAVEGVLDLTRIESFDETRFSLAGEWEFYFDQFIFPDEREGDTDERMTAFPGGRMTAYIDIPGSWDNIKENGRKLPPTGFATYRLRIRLPDNLKHIGIKLPTINTAYRLYINGRLKAEIGGVGRNPVTSKPKYEPQVILYQSDSNEIEMVLHVSNFHHQRSGITKNIVMGDINTILLMRENNKALELFFSGSIFIILIYNLWIFLWRRKEKAMLFFSIFSFLMLIRIFFHGENVILEWFPFIDWVLHYRIELISSFILPPVFCFFLDHLFPNESSRKICYISLLVTCIAGFIVVLIPSIHFASVFNVFQFVILITTLYVFIVIIRAVFRKRSGAAALLIGYLFFTCSIINDILSAQLLIQWGYLLPFGFFILSIFEFGIHINFVRAKDQLVRSENKIMALLNALPYPMIYFNSEGKILDYKIMHENLLLKEQTEIRGSLLYDLVPKDLEAKFKSIIAGKAAPNNLDVFEYTLEKNERVFYFEIRLMRGNEKTYLAIIQDITSSKITEQKLFEADKLAAIGTLVAGVAHEINNPNNSILLTADNLRDDFRYLFGELENHVDVKEIRINGDEVSEFVREHDEALERLKRNSLRIKKIVEDLKDFSSEKSKDTIENVDLHAVIDCAVQLLQNKIKNSTHHFSVVKGDIPSVRGNFQRFEQVFINLFQNACDSLEGKEKKITTKTSFNREEESIRIEISDEGIGMSSETQKRIFDPFFTTKKNTGGLGLGLSITYKIIKSCNGSLRFDSLPGEGTTAVITLPAAY, encoded by the coding sequence ATGTTCGCCATCAAATATATTGGTATACTTTTTGTGATTGTTGTTTTATCCGCGTGCACGACGATCCGGATTCCGCCCGCGATCGAGGCTGTGGAAGGGGTTCTGGACCTGACCCGAATCGAATCATTCGATGAAACCCGCTTTTCACTGGCCGGGGAATGGGAGTTCTATTTCGATCAATTCATTTTTCCGGATGAACGCGAAGGGGATACGGACGAAAGGATGACCGCCTTTCCAGGCGGTAGGATGACCGCCTATATCGACATTCCGGGCAGTTGGGACAATATCAAAGAAAACGGCAGAAAGCTTCCGCCGACAGGATTCGCGACCTACCGGCTGCGAATCAGGCTGCCGGACAATCTGAAGCATATCGGAATAAAATTACCGACGATCAATACGGCCTATCGTTTGTATATAAACGGCCGCCTCAAGGCGGAAATCGGGGGGGTGGGCAGGAATCCGGTAACCTCGAAACCAAAATACGAACCGCAGGTCATTTTGTATCAGTCCGATTCGAACGAAATAGAAATGGTCCTTCATGTTTCCAATTTCCACCATCAACGTTCGGGAATTACCAAAAACATCGTCATGGGTGATATCAATACGATTTTGCTGATGAGGGAGAACAACAAGGCCCTCGAATTGTTTTTTTCCGGCAGTATTTTTATCATCCTCATCTATAATTTATGGATTTTTTTATGGCGCAGAAAAGAAAAGGCGATGTTATTCTTTTCCATATTCAGTTTCCTGATGTTGATCCGGATATTCTTTCACGGCGAAAATGTCATTCTCGAGTGGTTTCCGTTCATCGACTGGGTGCTTCATTACCGTATCGAGCTGATTTCCTCGTTTATATTGCCGCCCGTTTTTTGTTTTTTTTTGGATCACCTTTTCCCGAACGAGTCATCGAGGAAAATCTGTTATATTTCGCTCCTTGTCACCTGCATCGCGGGTTTTATCGTCGTATTGATTCCTTCAATCCATTTTGCATCCGTTTTTAACGTTTTTCAGTTTGTCATACTGATAACGACACTCTATGTCTTCATTGTCATCATAAGGGCGGTATTCAGAAAACGATCCGGTGCCGCGGCCCTGCTGATCGGATACTTGTTCTTTACCTGTTCGATCATCAACGATATATTATCCGCGCAGCTTTTGATTCAGTGGGGGTATCTCCTCCCGTTCGGTTTTTTTATCCTCAGCATTTTCGAGTTCGGCATTCATATCAACTTTGTCCGCGCCAAAGATCAGCTGGTGAGAAGCGAGAACAAGATTATGGCCCTGCTGAACGCGCTTCCGTATCCCATGATATATTTCAACAGTGAAGGGAAAATACTGGATTATAAAATCATGCATGAAAACCTTCTCTTGAAGGAACAAACGGAAATACGGGGATCTCTTTTATACGACCTTGTTCCGAAAGATCTCGAGGCGAAATTCAAATCGATTATCGCCGGGAAAGCGGCACCCAACAACCTGGATGTTTTCGAATACACGCTGGAAAAGAACGAAAGGGTCTTTTATTTTGAAATCCGTCTCATGAGGGGGAACGAGAAAACATATCTTGCGATCATTCAGGATATTACCTCGTCCAAAATAACGGAACAAAAACTATTCGAAGCGGACAAGCTGGCCGCCATCGGCACGCTGGTCGCGGGCGTGGCTCACGAAATAAACAACCCGAATAACAGTATCCTTTTGACGGCGGACAATCTCAGGGATGATTTCAGGTACCTGTTCGGGGAACTGGAGAACCATGTCGATGTCAAAGAGATCCGGATAAACGGCGATGAGGTTTCGGAATTCGTCCGGGAACATGACGAGGCGCTCGAACGGCTGAAAAGGAATTCATTACGGATAAAAAAGATAGTCGAAGACCTGAAGGATTTTTCTTCCGAAAAAAGCAAAGACACGATCGAAAACGTCGATCTGCATGCGGTTATCGATTGCGCCGTTCAATTGCTGCAAAACAAGATAAAAAACTCGACCCATCATTTTTCCGTCGTGAAAGGGGATATACCTTCCGTCAGGGGTAATTTCCAGCGGTTCGAACAGGTCTTTATCAATCTCTTCCAGAATGCCTGCGATTCACTCGAGGGCAAGGAAAAAAAGATAACGACTAAAACGAGTTTTAACCGCGAGGAAGAATCGATAAGAATAGAAATCAGCGATGAAGGAATCGGGATGAGTTCGGAAACACAGAAGAGAATATTCGATCCCTTTTTTACGACAAAAAAAAATACGGGCGGCCTGGGCCTCGGGCTTTCGATTACATACAAGATCATCAAATCCTGTAACGGGTCGCTCCGGTTCGACTCTTTGCCGGGTGAGGGTACGACGGCGGTTATCACATTGCCGGCCGCGTATTGA
- a CDS encoding DNRLRE domain-containing protein, translated as MAANEKRRLNVIAGLMLFLVPAVVAVFWGCQDPLFQSSGNKAGPGEYVDEETGDVFLNGLNKTYMEENNLTEADLLAVIKASNEADGLSGGGRGTADDSDLFYIMTHFTDYFTIKLNEYKDLNGNTTGIQLQVGLDTNLLTEPLHDLCRVVKDTRYNWQEISRFSIEKIENQFVYLKGRLHVKAWTELPFNQLLKIADKEADIKVKLELLTVEEINKVGYAYEITDVSIDRQWYEIFLAALGVIHPGFGLVPVIINDVHRAVVKGKILDDGRGSYYVELGDYIDPEYLVVKPVTSSGSWVYINFEATQRCLDVIDVFLANLLGQHETRLEKFIYRLKKVYVSSDAMISNVVSNGVDYSNRNYGDYQYIQASSWTYQQRQGDNRSLMIFNTASLPPNIVSAKLYLFGVGGHDPLTQSNACYLQVVTSAWSESGVTWNNQPSVTTASRKPIGKLTSPTANAVVNITDWAIRWKLESMPKIGLKNYGMMLRLQNEVYYAKMQFASSEYSTSSKRPYLLVQYYTATVYETLPASN; from the coding sequence ATGGCAGCCAATGAAAAAAGACGATTGAATGTCATAGCCGGACTAATGCTGTTTCTCGTTCCGGCAGTCGTTGCGGTTTTCTGGGGATGTCAGGACCCCCTGTTTCAGAGCAGCGGGAACAAAGCCGGTCCGGGGGAATACGTCGATGAGGAAACGGGGGATGTTTTTTTAAACGGGCTGAATAAAACCTACATGGAGGAGAATAATCTGACGGAAGCGGATCTTCTTGCCGTCATCAAGGCATCGAATGAAGCGGACGGCCTTTCCGGAGGCGGCAGGGGAACGGCGGACGATTCGGATCTATTCTACATTATGACGCATTTTACGGATTATTTTACCATAAAACTCAATGAGTATAAAGATCTGAACGGAAATACGACGGGTATACAATTGCAGGTCGGACTGGATACCAATCTCCTTACGGAACCCCTTCATGATTTATGCCGGGTCGTCAAGGACACCAGGTATAACTGGCAGGAAATAAGCAGGTTTTCGATCGAGAAAATAGAAAACCAGTTTGTTTACCTGAAAGGGAGGCTTCACGTCAAAGCCTGGACGGAGCTGCCCTTCAACCAGCTGCTTAAAATCGCCGACAAGGAAGCCGATATCAAAGTGAAACTCGAACTGCTTACCGTGGAAGAGATCAACAAGGTCGGTTATGCCTATGAGATTACCGATGTCAGTATCGACAGGCAGTGGTATGAGATCTTTCTCGCGGCCCTCGGCGTCATCCATCCGGGATTCGGTCTTGTTCCGGTTATCATCAATGATGTTCACCGCGCCGTGGTCAAGGGGAAGATTCTGGACGACGGCAGGGGCAGCTATTATGTCGAACTGGGGGATTATATCGATCCCGAGTATCTGGTCGTGAAACCGGTGACATCGAGCGGTTCGTGGGTGTATATCAACTTCGAAGCGACACAACGGTGTCTCGATGTGATCGATGTCTTTCTCGCGAATCTGTTGGGCCAGCATGAAACCAGATTGGAAAAATTTATTTACCGCCTCAAAAAAGTGTATGTCTCCTCTGATGCCATGATAAGTAATGTCGTCAGTAATGGGGTGGATTATTCGAACAGGAATTACGGAGACTATCAATATATTCAGGCCTCTTCATGGACATATCAGCAAAGGCAGGGAGACAACAGAAGTCTCATGATCTTCAACACCGCGTCATTGCCGCCGAATATCGTTTCCGCGAAACTGTATCTCTTCGGCGTGGGGGGGCACGACCCGCTCACCCAATCGAACGCATGTTATCTCCAGGTGGTCACCTCCGCATGGTCGGAAAGCGGCGTCACATGGAATAACCAGCCAAGCGTGACCACCGCCTCCCGGAAGCCGATCGGGAAGTTGACCTCGCCAACCGCCAACGCCGTCGTCAATATCACCGATTGGGCGATACGGTGGAAACTGGAAAGTATGCCGAAAATCGGATTGAAGAATTACGGAATGATGCTCCGGCTTCAAAATGAAGTCTATTACGCGAAAATGCAGTTCGCATCGAGCGAATATTCGACGTCAAGCAAACGGCCTTACCTCCTCGTGCAGTATTATACGGCAACGGTATACGAAACATTACCGGCATCCAATTAG
- a CDS encoding DNRLRE domain-containing protein codes for MSDGIKRSWIPEAGRMLLLVSVILAVFSGCQDPMFQSGENKDGSGRYVDEETGDVFVNGLNTTYMEANNMTEADLLAMIKASNETDAASPGTRAAADDTDLFDIMTHFTDYFTIKLRQYKDINGKTTSVALQVGLDTALLETPLHDLRRVIKDTRYNWQEISNFSIEKIDNRFLYLKGRLHVKSWTALPFNGRLKIADKEADIKVRVEFLFDEEVNGVGYCYEVTDVSIDREWTDIFFCALAIIHPGFGITPLIINEIHRNIVKGKILKDGRGYYYVELGNYIDPEYFVIKPVTSSGSWIYFNFEATYKGVDLIETLALLIKIQRQTKVEHYIYLYKKVYPSADAMISNAVNNGVDYSDRNYGSYQYFQAGSWTYQGKQGDNRSLMMFPDSAFPLSLESARLYLFGIDHDPLTQSNACYLQRVTSSWTEPGVTWDNQPDVSESVQISIPQLTSPTANISIDITAWAKRWSRRNIPFLGWKNYGMMLRLQNEKYYARMQFGSREYSTAGKRPYLLVRYYTVTTTE; via the coding sequence ATGTCAGACGGAATAAAAAGATCATGGATTCCCGAAGCCGGAAGGATGCTGTTGCTCGTTTCGGTTATACTCGCCGTTTTCTCGGGATGTCAGGACCCCATGTTTCAGAGCGGTGAAAACAAGGACGGTTCCGGGCGGTACGTCGATGAGGAGACGGGGGATGTTTTTGTGAACGGGTTGAATACAACCTACATGGAGGCGAACAACATGACGGAAGCCGATCTTCTCGCCATGATAAAGGCCTCGAACGAGACGGACGCCGCTTCACCCGGTACCAGGGCGGCAGCCGACGACACGGATCTTTTCGATATCATGACGCATTTCACGGATTATTTTACCATCAAACTGCGGCAGTACAAGGACATCAATGGCAAAACGACGAGTGTTGCACTCCAGGTGGGTCTTGATACGGCGCTTCTTGAAACACCATTGCATGATCTGCGGAGGGTGATCAAGGACACCAGATACAACTGGCAGGAAATCAGTAATTTTTCCATCGAAAAGATCGACAACCGGTTTCTCTATCTCAAGGGGAGGCTCCATGTGAAATCATGGACCGCGCTGCCGTTCAACGGCAGACTCAAAATTGCCGACAAGGAGGCGGACATAAAAGTGAGGGTCGAGTTTTTATTCGATGAAGAGGTGAACGGCGTCGGTTACTGCTATGAGGTGACCGATGTCAGCATCGACAGGGAATGGACCGATATCTTTTTTTGCGCCCTGGCAATCATTCATCCCGGATTCGGAATTACCCCGCTTATCATCAATGAAATACACCGGAATATCGTCAAGGGGAAGATCCTGAAAGACGGCAGGGGATATTACTACGTCGAACTCGGCAATTATATCGATCCCGAATACTTTGTCATCAAGCCGGTGACATCGAGCGGGTCGTGGATTTATTTCAATTTTGAGGCGACATACAAGGGTGTCGATCTGATCGAGACCCTCGCTTTGCTGATCAAGATTCAGCGCCAGACCAAAGTCGAACATTATATCTACCTTTATAAAAAGGTATATCCTTCCGCCGATGCGATGATCAGCAACGCGGTCAATAACGGCGTCGATTATTCGGACAGGAATTACGGAAGCTATCAATACTTTCAGGCCGGTTCGTGGACATACCAGGGAAAGCAGGGCGACAACAGGAGTCTGATGATGTTTCCGGACAGCGCCTTCCCCCTCAGCCTGGAATCCGCGCGGTTGTACCTTTTCGGGATCGATCACGATCCGCTGACGCAATCGAACGCGTGCTACCTTCAGCGCGTCACCTCGTCATGGACGGAGCCGGGCGTCACCTGGGACAATCAGCCCGATGTTTCCGAATCCGTACAGATATCGATCCCTCAGCTGACCTCGCCGACGGCAAATATCAGTATCGACATCACCGCCTGGGCAAAAAGATGGTCGCGCCGCAACATACCGTTTTTAGGCTGGAAGAATTACGGGATGATGCTCCGGCTGCAGAATGAAAAGTATTACGCGAGAATGCAGTTCGGCTCCAGGGAGTACTCGACCGCAGGCAAGCGCCCGTACCTCCTCGTCCGGTATTACACCGTGACCACGACTGAATAA
- a CDS encoding HEAT repeat domain-containing protein, with translation MTLIWKINDVKRGLRLSLEETRDGNEIYTANINSFSCTVQFEKNIFEQYFGHLTMSMSKLSGKIFNTCLCVKKRQVPEKIGRVFADPVTTGDPDFDILAEVTKNNRILMAAYLNAGLRNIIVKLFRKCHTIFISPHYISFTISFMSFLNWNDLNSCIIKPSFEAAGELGRAIDIRESLLENLKNDPVPSIRIRCIKALLNDYINEIDKPDLLKRCPADPALEVAGFAYNELGARRRKALEEIVKKQIEEGFLTDEKEVCLYAFIGTTGDSRFLHVLQEAFLKTKSVSAKEAIIKAIGSLGQRDVSPFLAVLLDEPEQDIRLAVISALASCGGRDAIPKLANMIGLTENDTLKKAALQTLKILTERFGRTESGLLSIHTDTPPAGGLSITESSVPGSLSVSDGNVEDEQP, from the coding sequence ATGACATTAATATGGAAAATAAATGACGTAAAAAGGGGACTGCGTCTCAGCCTGGAGGAAACAAGAGACGGAAACGAGATTTATACGGCGAATATCAACTCGTTCTCATGTACGGTTCAATTTGAAAAGAATATATTTGAACAATACTTCGGGCACCTGACAATGAGTATGTCCAAACTATCCGGAAAAATTTTCAACACCTGTTTATGTGTAAAAAAGCGGCAGGTTCCTGAAAAAATCGGCCGGGTCTTTGCCGATCCAGTCACAACCGGCGACCCCGATTTCGATATCCTGGCTGAAGTGACGAAAAACAACAGGATACTTATGGCGGCATATTTGAATGCCGGGCTTAGAAATATTATTGTCAAGCTTTTTCGAAAATGTCATACCATCTTTATTTCTCCCCACTATATTTCTTTCACTATATCGTTCATGAGTTTCCTGAATTGGAACGATTTGAATTCATGCATTATCAAGCCCTCTTTCGAAGCGGCGGGTGAGTTGGGCCGGGCAATCGACATCAGGGAAAGTCTTTTGGAAAACTTAAAAAACGATCCGGTTCCGTCAATAAGAATCAGGTGTATCAAGGCATTACTTAATGATTATATAAACGAAATTGACAAACCGGACCTCCTTAAAAGATGCCCGGCAGATCCCGCCCTCGAGGTGGCCGGTTTTGCCTATAATGAACTCGGAGCACGGCGACGGAAAGCTTTAGAAGAAATAGTGAAAAAACAGATTGAAGAAGGATTTCTCACGGATGAAAAAGAAGTATGTCTTTATGCGTTTATAGGAACGACAGGAGACTCCCGGTTTCTGCACGTACTTCAGGAAGCTTTTTTGAAGACAAAATCCGTCAGTGCAAAGGAAGCGATAATAAAGGCGATCGGTTCACTCGGTCAGCGTGACGTCTCTCCCTTTCTCGCCGTGCTTCTCGACGAACCGGAGCAGGATATACGCCTCGCAGTCATATCAGCTTTGGCATCATGCGGCGGAAGGGATGCGATCCCGAAGCTTGCAAACATGATCGGCTTGACCGAAAATGATACGTTGAAAAAGGCGGCCCTTCAAACCCTTAAAATCCTGACCGAACGATTTGGCAGAACGGAAAGCGGGCTACTCTCGATCCATACGGATACGCCTCCCGCAGGAGGGCTCAGCATCACCGAATCGAGTGTACCGGGAAGTCTTTCCGTTTCGGACGGGAACGTTGAAGACGAACAACCGTAA